The Solanum lycopersicum chromosome 9, SLM_r2.1 genome window below encodes:
- the LOC101261444 gene encoding alpha/beta-hydrolases superfamily protein isoform X1, whose protein sequence is MTRKVVVLFLIGLLAYVYQAITPPPPKICGSPGGNLITAPRIKLSDGRHLAYKEQGVSKNEAKYKIVFIHGFDCCRHDVVIASTLSQDVIESLGIYIVSIDRPGYGESDPHPQRTPKSLALDIEELADQLELGSKFYVVGFSMGGQAVWGLLKYIPHRLAGATLLTPVVNYWWPGFPSNLSTKSYYDQLLPDQWTLRVGHYLPWLTYWWNTQKYFPSSSVAAHSPDIFKTQDMQLAPRFAGSQEKYRAQIRQQGEFESLHRDVNIGFGTWEFDPMDLKTPFDKNEGFVHLWQGDEDGLVPVILQRYIAQKLPWIQYHEIKGGGHLFPYADGMGDKIIKTFLLGEKFEI, encoded by the exons ATGACTAGAAAAGTTGTAGTACTTTTCTTGATTGGATTATTGGCATATGTTTATCAAGCAATTACACCACCTCCTCCAAAAATTTGTGGTTCTCCCGGAGGCAATCTCATCACTGCACCACGAATAAAACTCTCCGATGGAAGGCATTTGGCGTATAAAGAACAAGGTGTTTCGAAAAATGAAGCAAAGTACAAAATTGTGTTCATCCATGGATTTGATTGTTGTAGACATGATGTTGTTATTGCCAGCACCCTTTCTCAA GATGTTATTGAGAGTTTGGGAATCTATATTGTGTCAATTGATAGACCTGGTTATGGTGAAAGTGATCCTCATCCACAAAGAACACCAAAGAGTTTAGCTCTTGATATTGAAGAATTAGCAGATCAATTGGAATTGGGATCCAAATTTTATGTTGTTGGATTTTCTATGGGTGGACAAGCTGTTTGGGGCCTTCTCAAGTACATTCCTCACAG ATTGGCAGGAGCAACACTTCTAACACCTGTGGTTAACTATTGGTGGCCTGGTTTCCCATCAAATTTGTCAACAAAATCATATTATGATCAACTTTTGCCTGATCAATGGACACTTAGAGTTGGTCACTATCTCCCATGGTTAACATATTGGTGGAacactcaaaaatattttccatcttCTAGTGTTGCAGCTCATAGCCctgatatttttaaaactcaAGATATGCAATTAGCACCAAGATTTGCTGGTTCACAAGAAAAATATAGG GCACAAATAAGACAACAAGGGGAATTTGAATCACTCCATAGAGATGTAAATATTGGATTTGGTACATGGGAATTTGATCCAATGGATTTAAAAACTCcatttgataaaaatgaaggaTTTGTCCATTTATGGCAAGGTGATGAAGATGGACTTGTACCTGTTATTTTACAAAGATATATTGCACAAAAATTACCATGGATTCAATATCATGAAATTAAAGGGGGTGGTCATTTATTTCCTTATGCTGATGGAATGGGagataaaattatcaaaacatttttacttggtgaaaaatttgaaatataa
- the SP9D gene encoding protein SELF PRUNING 9D yields the protein MARSLEPLIVGRVIGDVIDSFNPTIKMSITYNNKLVCNGHELFPSVVSSRPKVEVQGGDLRTFFTLVMTDPDVPGPSDPYMREHLHWIITDIPGTTDATFGRELVSYETPRPNIGIHRFVFVLFKQKSRSSVSQPTSRDHFNTRNFAQENNLEQPVTAVFFNAQRETAARRR from the exons atggCAAGAAGTTTAGAGCCTTTAATTGTTGGGAGAGTAATTGGTGATGTTATTGATTCATTCAATCCAACAATAAAAATGTCAATAACTTATAACAACAAATTAGTTTGCAATGGACATGAACTTTTCCCTTCTGTTGTTTCTTCTAGACCTAAAGTTGAAGTTCAAGGAGGAGATTTGAGAACTTTCTTCACActg GTCATGACAGATCCTGATGTTCCTGGACCTAGTGATCCTTATATGAGAGAGCATCTACACTG GATAATTACTGATATTCCAGGTACAACTGATGCTACTTTTG GAAGAGAATTGGTGAGCTATGAGACCCCAAGGCCAAATATTGGGATTCATAGGTTTGTGTTTGTTCTCTTCAAGCAAAAAAGCAGAAGTTCAGTTAGTCAACCAACTTCGAGAGATCATTTCAACACTCGAAATTTCGCTCAAGAGAATAATCTTGAACAACCTGTTACTGCGGTTTTTTTCAATGCACAACGTGAAACCGCTGCGCGAAGACGCTAA
- the LOC101261444 gene encoding alpha/beta-hydrolases superfamily protein precursor has protein sequence MAESPTTSGMTRKVVVLFLIGLLAYVYQAITPPPPKICGSPGGNLITAPRIKLSDGRHLAYKEQGVSKNEAKYKIVFIHGFDCCRHDVVIASTLSQDVIESLGIYIVSIDRPGYGESDPHPQRTPKSLALDIEELADQLELGSKFYVVGFSMGGQAVWGLLKYIPHRLAGATLLTPVVNYWWPGFPSNLSTKSYYDQLLPDQWTLRVGHYLPWLTYWWNTQKYFPSSSVAAHSPDIFKTQDMQLAPRFAGSQEKYRAQIRQQGEFESLHRDVNIGFGTWEFDPMDLKTPFDKNEGFVHLWQGDEDGLVPVILQRYIAQKLPWIQYHEIKGGGHLFPYADGMGDKIIKTFLLGEKFEI, from the exons ATGGCAGAGTCCCCTACTACCTCAg GTATGACTAGAAAAGTTGTAGTACTTTTCTTGATTGGATTATTGGCATATGTTTATCAAGCAATTACACCACCTCCTCCAAAAATTTGTGGTTCTCCCGGAGGCAATCTCATCACTGCACCACGAATAAAACTCTCCGATGGAAGGCATTTGGCGTATAAAGAACAAGGTGTTTCGAAAAATGAAGCAAAGTACAAAATTGTGTTCATCCATGGATTTGATTGTTGTAGACATGATGTTGTTATTGCCAGCACCCTTTCTCAA GATGTTATTGAGAGTTTGGGAATCTATATTGTGTCAATTGATAGACCTGGTTATGGTGAAAGTGATCCTCATCCACAAAGAACACCAAAGAGTTTAGCTCTTGATATTGAAGAATTAGCAGATCAATTGGAATTGGGATCCAAATTTTATGTTGTTGGATTTTCTATGGGTGGACAAGCTGTTTGGGGCCTTCTCAAGTACATTCCTCACAG ATTGGCAGGAGCAACACTTCTAACACCTGTGGTTAACTATTGGTGGCCTGGTTTCCCATCAAATTTGTCAACAAAATCATATTATGATCAACTTTTGCCTGATCAATGGACACTTAGAGTTGGTCACTATCTCCCATGGTTAACATATTGGTGGAacactcaaaaatattttccatcttCTAGTGTTGCAGCTCATAGCCctgatatttttaaaactcaAGATATGCAATTAGCACCAAGATTTGCTGGTTCACAAGAAAAATATAGG GCACAAATAAGACAACAAGGGGAATTTGAATCACTCCATAGAGATGTAAATATTGGATTTGGTACATGGGAATTTGATCCAATGGATTTAAAAACTCcatttgataaaaatgaaggaTTTGTCCATTTATGGCAAGGTGATGAAGATGGACTTGTACCTGTTATTTTACAAAGATATATTGCACAAAAATTACCATGGATTCAATATCATGAAATTAAAGGGGGTGGTCATTTATTTCCTTATGCTGATGGAATGGGagataaaattatcaaaacatttttacttggtgaaaaatttgaaatataa
- the LOC101260564 gene encoding uncharacterized protein isoform X2, translated as MIGKILVILLIGFLAFAYQAIKPPPPKICGFPGGPLITAPRIKLSDGRHLAYKEQGVPKDEAKYKIVFIHGFDCCRHDVVIASTLSHDVIESLGIYIVSFDRPGYGESDPHPQRTPKSLALDVEELADQLKLGSKFYVTGFSMGGQAVWGCLKYIPHRLAGAGLVAPVAGIWWPGFPANLTGKPYYDMPAPDLWTVRVAHYLPWLTYWWNTQKFFPSSSVAAHSPDIFSTQDKRLAPRFDASQEPYRAQIRQQGEFESIHRDMIIGIKTWEFDPMDLEDPFPNNEGSVHIWQGDEDGLVPVVLQRYVAERLPWVRYHELKGSGHMFPYVDGMGDKIMKTFLLGETFVL; from the exons ATGATTGGGAAAATACTTGTAATTTTGTTGATTGGTTTCTTGGCATTTGCTTATCAAGCAATTAAGCCACCTCCTCCGAAAATTTGTGGTTTCCCCGGAGGCCCTCTCATCACTGCACCACGAATAAAACTCTCCGATGGAAGACATTTGGCGTATAAGGAGCAAGGTGTTCCGAAAGATGAAGCAAAGTACAAAATTGTGTTCATCCATGGATTTGATTGTTGCAGACATGATGTTGTTATTGCAAGCACACTTTCTCAT GATGTTATAGAGAGTTTGGGAATATACATTGTTTCGTTTGATCGTCCTGGTTATGGGGAAAGCGATCCTCATCCACAACGAACGCCTAAGAGCTTGGCTCTCGATGTTGAGGAGCTAGCTGATCAATTGAAGTTGGGATCCAAATTCTATGTAACAGGATTTTCCATGGGTGGACAAGCAGTTTGGGGCTGTCTTAAATATATTCCTCATAG ATTGGCGGGAGCAGGGCTTGTAGCGCCTGTGGCTGGCATATGGTGGCCGGGTTTTCCTGCAAATTTGACAGGAAAACCATACTACGATATGCCAGCCCCGGATCTATGGACAGTTCGAGTTGCTCACTATCTTCCTTGGCTGACTTATTGGTGGAACACACAGAAGTTTTTCCCTTCTTCTAGCGTTGCAGCTCACAGCCCCGATATCTTTTCAACTCAGGACAAACGATTAGCCCCGAGGTTTGATGCCTCTCAAGAACCATATCGG GCACAAATTAGACAACAAGGGGAGTTCGAGTCCATCCATCGCGATATGATAATTGGAATAAAGACATGGGAATTCGACCCTATGGATCTAGAAGATCCGTTCCCTAACAACGAAGGCTCTGTTCACATATGGCAAGGGGACGAAGATGGTCTTGTACCAGTCGTTCTGCAACGATATGTTGCAGAACGACTACCTTGGGTTCGATATCACGAACTTAAAGGTAGTGGTCACATGTTTCCTTATGTAGATGGAATGGGAGATAAGATTATGAAGACATTCTTACTTGGAGAGACCTTCGTTCTGTAA
- the LOC101260564 gene encoding uncharacterized protein isoform X1, with translation MRYYNKHFVSLFSILCSGSLGMIGKILVILLIGFLAFAYQAIKPPPPKICGFPGGPLITAPRIKLSDGRHLAYKEQGVPKDEAKYKIVFIHGFDCCRHDVVIASTLSHDVIESLGIYIVSFDRPGYGESDPHPQRTPKSLALDVEELADQLKLGSKFYVTGFSMGGQAVWGCLKYIPHRLAGAGLVAPVAGIWWPGFPANLTGKPYYDMPAPDLWTVRVAHYLPWLTYWWNTQKFFPSSSVAAHSPDIFSTQDKRLAPRFDASQEPYRAQIRQQGEFESIHRDMIIGIKTWEFDPMDLEDPFPNNEGSVHIWQGDEDGLVPVVLQRYVAERLPWVRYHELKGSGHMFPYVDGMGDKIMKTFLLGETFVL, from the exons ATGCGATATTATAACAAACATTTTGTGTCTTTATTTTCCATATTGTGCTCTGGCTCTTTAGGTATGATTGGGAAAATACTTGTAATTTTGTTGATTGGTTTCTTGGCATTTGCTTATCAAGCAATTAAGCCACCTCCTCCGAAAATTTGTGGTTTCCCCGGAGGCCCTCTCATCACTGCACCACGAATAAAACTCTCCGATGGAAGACATTTGGCGTATAAGGAGCAAGGTGTTCCGAAAGATGAAGCAAAGTACAAAATTGTGTTCATCCATGGATTTGATTGTTGCAGACATGATGTTGTTATTGCAAGCACACTTTCTCAT GATGTTATAGAGAGTTTGGGAATATACATTGTTTCGTTTGATCGTCCTGGTTATGGGGAAAGCGATCCTCATCCACAACGAACGCCTAAGAGCTTGGCTCTCGATGTTGAGGAGCTAGCTGATCAATTGAAGTTGGGATCCAAATTCTATGTAACAGGATTTTCCATGGGTGGACAAGCAGTTTGGGGCTGTCTTAAATATATTCCTCATAG ATTGGCGGGAGCAGGGCTTGTAGCGCCTGTGGCTGGCATATGGTGGCCGGGTTTTCCTGCAAATTTGACAGGAAAACCATACTACGATATGCCAGCCCCGGATCTATGGACAGTTCGAGTTGCTCACTATCTTCCTTGGCTGACTTATTGGTGGAACACACAGAAGTTTTTCCCTTCTTCTAGCGTTGCAGCTCACAGCCCCGATATCTTTTCAACTCAGGACAAACGATTAGCCCCGAGGTTTGATGCCTCTCAAGAACCATATCGG GCACAAATTAGACAACAAGGGGAGTTCGAGTCCATCCATCGCGATATGATAATTGGAATAAAGACATGGGAATTCGACCCTATGGATCTAGAAGATCCGTTCCCTAACAACGAAGGCTCTGTTCACATATGGCAAGGGGACGAAGATGGTCTTGTACCAGTCGTTCTGCAACGATATGTTGCAGAACGACTACCTTGGGTTCGATATCACGAACTTAAAGGTAGTGGTCACATGTTTCCTTATGTAGATGGAATGGGAGATAAGATTATGAAGACATTCTTACTTGGAGAGACCTTCGTTCTGTAA